Proteins co-encoded in one Phalacrocorax carbo chromosome 5, bPhaCar2.1, whole genome shotgun sequence genomic window:
- the LOC135313597 gene encoding dispanin subfamily A member 2b-like, with the protein MGAGGGPPTSGGSGFVSPALPLLGSRLVPTMKPLQGEVSIPLQPPERGATPAAGPAEQPRDYVVWSLFNVLLGYGLTYLGCLCFPALVYSIKARDCKVLGDLEGARLHGARAKLWNVVCSLLMVLIVVIIIIMIAVI; encoded by the exons atGGGCGCTGGGGGCGGGCCCCCCACTTCGGGCGGGAGCGGTTTCGTTTCCCCGGCGCTCCCTCTGCTCGGCTCCCGGCTCGTCCCGACCATGAAGCCCCTGCAGGGGGAAGTGTCCATCCCGCTGCAGCCCCCCGAGCGGGGGGCgacccccgccgccggccccgccgagcAGCCCCGGGACTACGTGGTCTGGTCCCTCTTCAACGTCCTGCTGGGCTACGGGCTCACCTACCTGggctgcctctgcttccccGCGCTCGTCTACTCCATCAAG GCCCGTGACTGCAAGGTGCTGGGGGACCTGGAGGGTGCCCGGCTGCACGGTGCCCGTGCCAAGCTGTGGAACGTCGTCTGCTCCCTCCTGATGGTCCTCATTGTGGTGATCATCATCATCATGATCGCTGTCATTTGA
- the LOC135313598 gene encoding interferon-induced transmembrane protein 3-like, whose product MEHFPQTVSINMQPYGKNEAGSPAAAFSPTITASVQPQPSPNPQDFVLWSFFNAMFCNPFCLGFIALVFSIKARDRKIEKDLAAAGTYGMTAKHLNITALCLGILVTIMCIVLVVIYSNQYRHT is encoded by the exons ATGGAGCACTTCCCGCAGACCGTCAGCATCAACATGCAGCCCTACGGCAAGAACGAGGCAGGTTCCCCGGCCGCCGCCTTCAGCCCCACCATCACGGCTTCTGTTCAGCCACAGCCCAGCCCCAACCCCCAGGACTTTGTGCTCTGGTCCTTCTTCAATGCCATGTTCTGCAACCCCTTCTGCCTTGGCTTCATCGCGCTCGTCTTCTCCATTAAG gccagagacagaaaaattgagaaggacctggcagCCGCTGGCACCTATGGGATGACAGCCAAGCATCTGAACATCACAGCGCTCTGCCTGGGCATCCTGGTTACCATCATGTGTATTGTGCTGGTGGTTATATACAGCAACCAATACAGACACACCTAA
- the LOC104047017 gene encoding interferon-induced transmembrane protein 5-like, giving the protein MDTSYPREDYLPAPSHKREPSPTVLAIGTSPLPRDHLVWSVFNTIYMNFCCLGFVALAFSVKARDRKVAGDVEAARRFSSKARCYNALATAGSVVLPLLLAALVITGVIHLSKLAQESVGFFTYHFSGSDDEDK; this is encoded by the exons ATGGACACCTCCTACCCACGGGAGGACTACCTGCCTGCACCGTCCCACAAGCGGGAGCCGTCTCCCACCGTCCTCGCCATCGGCACCTCGCCACTGCCCCGTGACCACCTCGTCTGGTCCGTCTTCAACACCATCTACATGAACTTCTGCTGTCTCGGCTTCGTGGCGCTCGCCTTCTCTGTCAAG GCACGGGACCGGAAAGTGGCCGGGGACGTGGAAGCCGCTCGGCGCTTCAGCTCCAAGGCCAGGTGCTACAATGCCCTGGCCACGGCGGGGAGCGTggtgctgccgctgctgctcgCCGCCCTGGTCATCACGGGCGTCATCCACCTCTCCAAGCTCGCCCAGGAGTCTGTGGGCTTCTTCACCTACCATTTCAGCGGGAGCGACGACGAGGACAAGTGA
- the LOC135313596 gene encoding dispanin subfamily A member 2b-like, translating to MERPLSLGPRLPPYEPLAEGMDLERLDAEGLPRSTVVSVEPPPPPPPRDHLAWSLCTMLYANVCCLGLMALVFSVKSRDRKVLGDSSGARSYGSTAKYLNITAQLLNIFLIALVITIIALIASGTINTVRLFNHEPEHHSFLGPT from the exons ATGGAGCGGCCGCTCTCGCTCGGACCCCGGCTGCCGCCCTACGAGCCGCTGGCCGAGGGGATGGACTTGGAGCGGCTGGACGCGGAGGGGCTGCCGCGGAGCACCGTCGTGTCGgtggagccgccgccgccgccccctccccgcgaCCACCTCGCCTGGTCCCTCTGCACGATGCTCTACGCCAACGTCTGCTGCCTGGGCCTCATGGCTCTCGTCTTCTCCGTGAAG TCCAGGGACCGCAAAGTCCTCGGTGACTCCAGCGGGGCACGCAGCTACGGCTCCACTGCCAAGTACCTGAACATCACCGCCCAGCTGCTCAACATCTTCCTCATCGCCCTCGTCATCACCATCATCGCCCTGATCGCTAGCGGCACCATCAACACGGTCAGACTCTTCAACCACGAGCCAGAGCATCACTCCTTCCTTGGTCCCACTTAG